Within Carassius carassius chromosome 8, fCarCar2.1, whole genome shotgun sequence, the genomic segment GCTTCATTGTGTAGTATATATTTATTCTGAAATCAGCGGCGTGGATTCAAGACCACCGGAGCTCGAACCGACCGGACCGTTCAACCACGCGACACACGCGGTGAGTGAAATACTGCGCGCAGGTTTTTTGCACCGCAGGTCGTTGGATAATCAGAAAACTTACGGTTTATTTCAGACAAGAGCGGTCACAGAATACAGCGAAAATCTTCAAAGACAGGTCGTGCCCATTCTGAAGAGAAAGTTCAACCGTCTTCCAGGCGTATGCAGACGTCTCAAAAGGAGGAGGATAACCATTCTGGTACTTCACTTCTGCTTATTAGAAGTCTGTATACATTGATCAACACGACTGTTGTGTATGTTCTGCATGAAAGTAACAACTCATGCTAAATTTTGGATTTAAGGGGATAGATCAATTAAACAACAacgtgttattatttatttaccctcAAGTCGTTTCATGTAGCCTAGGCTATGAGGTTCTTTGTTCTGTacaacagaaaaatatattttaaacgatGTTTGTAGACAAACATTGCTGGTAGCCacagacttccatagtatggaaaagaATACTAATGGATGTCATTGGCTACCtgttgaaaacattatttaaaatatcttaatattctTCAACGGAAGAAATTAATTGATACtcgtttggaacaacttgagggtgaataaatacaaaacattttcatttttagatcaactatccctttaagaaggatgacaacatgaaaaaaataaaacaatggctTGAAGTCccagacttgtttttttttggcagatgAACATTTCAACTCGAACACTTCAATTTCTTTAAGTACTTTCTGAGAGGAAGACtaatagtttttttcttgttACTTGTGACACATTATAATGGTCATTATTTTAATGGGAATTATAAAATCCCAAGTCACTTGGGTTTTCAAAACCTAGGGTAGTAAACTCTGGGTTCAAGTCAGTGTGTACACTTGAGCAAAAACATGAGTAGTAAAAAAATATGTCTTACcatttgtctttttgtttctCTCCACAGTGTAACACAGCAAAGTTCTGTTCTGCAATGACACGTTCTCAGCATGGCCACATCTGTTCCTGTCCAAAACGATCAAAGTGCACCCATTTCTTTTTATGGAGTTTGtgactttttttaaaatttttttactttcatcaCACAATAGATAATTTTCCATCATGACAGAATCACACGACACTAGACAAACAATTCCTTTTCCGCATTTATTCCTCAGTTCATTATCAACAGAGAACAGGAAACGTCACCCATCTTTCATAAAAATACACCTTTAAATTTTAAGTAGATCATTCAAATCAGTTATGGGACAAAGTTCAATCAAATTCACATGGCTTCCTTTTTAACttgtggagtaaaaaaaaaaaaaaaaaaaaaaaaaaaaaaaaaaaatcagttttaataAAAAGGCATTATGCCATCAAACCAATCATAATGTAAATAAACTTATGGGGAAAAGTTATGTCCCTTTGTACCCAAAGCCAGCAGAGTAATGTCTTACTGAAGCTGATGGCACAAAATATCGCCTTCAACAAACGAGATGCAGATGCAATATTAAAATTAACTGTGAAGtgcttgcaaaaaaataaaaaataataataataataaaacaaaaaggtgGGTTGATTTCAATACATCTCAGCCTCTTCATTTCAAGTCAAGCAGCTTTAACATACATTACAATGCAGTCTTGCATTCAATGATATAAGTACAGAGCTGGTATTTTTGAAACTGACGTTATGAACCAAGACATTTGTTcacataattttatataaaatatgtatttttgctCAGGAGGGCAAAGACTAAAAGTAAAtgtcaaatgaaaacaaacaaaacaaaacctttaATAAAGAGCACCTATAGAAGTCTCTAAAGAATGTGTCAAAACACTATAAAGTATATACTGAAAATAAGGTTTTAACAAACAGAAACTGCACATATAAGATTAATTAAATTACTGTTAATGTTTTCTGGAAGAAACATGTCGATGTTAATGTGTCAGTTTGGAGAAAGTCATCTGTGATTCATGAATGGTAGCGTGCTCCAAAATGAATGAAGCCAAATAAACAAACTCCAAAACTTTGCTATTCATTGAAACTCACCCTGACAAACAAGCCCATTGTGATGAAACACTAAATCATACATTCTTTCAAGCCTTTGACCATATAGTTCATTCTCGGCTTGAGAAAATACTTCATGTGCTTTTGGATTATTGAAAACATGCAACATACTCATATCTTGTTCTACACACATCACCTTCACAGCATTTAAAAGAACAGGTGTACACAGATCTGTACATCTTCAGTTACAAAATAGGGCCTAGGCTCCTGTCTTGCATAAAGTTTGCTGATTTGATGGGATGATCTTGAGATTCACATCTAGTTAGTTAAATCCTGCACAGAAGCAGCATCCACAAGTAATGTCAGTCTGGGGAGTTAGAGCACATTGTGCCCGTTCAGAGTTTCGTCTTTGTGCGTCCAGTAAAATAAAACCAGTGATAAAGTCTGGAAGCTTCCATGAACTGTGGGGTTATGCCCTTTGCTGAGAGTTTATAACACCAGGCCACAGGCCCATTAACATTTAATGCAGTCCGGTCTACTAAATAGACTCTATCTGTCGCCGAACCTTGTCTGAGGCTTGGCGGTCAAGTGAGTGTTGTCTAGCGACCACCAGTATTGCAAAGACAACCGTGAGAGCCAGCATTGCACCCTCAAATTTCCAGAAGAGATGCTCCTCCATTTTGGTAGAGCGACAGCTGAATCGAAAATAAAGAGAAAGAGTGAAGTAAATTAGTTCTACTTTTTACTGATTGTAAGACAGATTAACATTTGCTATTTTGCACGGAAAGAAGTGTAATGTTGTGAAAAGGAAGGGCAGAGTAACACAAAACTGACATTTAAGTTGTAGCTATTGGGAAAGCCACAGTGACTCTTctattaaatgtaacaaattaccCATGGGTTTAGAACATGTAGACAAAACAACTCAATATGCTACATTTGCATAAATGTATATAGTTGGAGAACCGGCTAATGTTTTCCAAACAAAACAGGATGTATATTTTTGGTGAAGTGCCACTCACCTCTTGTATTCATCTCTGTTAGAATTGGTGCAGTTGAtcttttctacaaatcctgtttGGCTGCAGGCTGATATAGTTTTCTGTAAAAATGACAGCAGGTTTACAGGTACAGGTAAGCAGAGGAAACTTTTACATTGATTCACAAAAATGAAAtgctcagctgtgtgtgtgtacacaattCATGCATTGTAGAGTTctagaatgttacaaaatatttatattgcaaataaatgcggttcttaagcagcacaactgttctcaaccctaataataataataataataataataggaaatgtttcttgagccccagatcattagaatgatttctaaaggagcatgtgatactgaagcctgaagagtaatggctgctgaaaattcagctttgccatcaaagcaataaatgacattttaaaatattaaaattgaaaacagccattttaaattgtaatattgtaaataacTCAATGTTGCCTCGGTTAgcataaaatacctttttttaattaaaaatatataaaaaaaaataataatcttttcaGGGCTCCAGACTCATACTTGCCATTGGTTGTCCTTTGTGACTAACTTTCTCAGTTGGTTGCACGAGCACATGATTTGgtcgcaattttttttttgctacaataTGGGATTTATCAATGCATGCTGATGAACTTTTATCATAGTTTATAGTTAGATGGAAATGAAAGTGGTTAACATTCAACCTGTTCTTTTTATTCAGTAGGCTTTTTGTGATTTGAATTTTGTGAACAGGAGTTTCTCTTGCTGTTATAAGCCGATCTTCAGATGCTTTCACTTTTGAACTCGCCATCTTGTTTTCACGTTTTACAAGACAAAATAATAGTCTGATTTGCTAACATAATCTTCACATATTCAGGTTTAGGGAGTCTATTTACACTAAGAGCAAATCTGGTTGGGTTTGACCATTAAAAAGACACCTATTTGAGACACATGGTGATAAGATTTGACACAACTGACCCAAGTTTGAATCCACCTTATGCCATATCTTCTTACATGGTGTAAAtagaacttaaagggttagttcacagaaaaatgaaaattatgtcattaatgactcaacctcatgtccttccaaacccgtAAGTCCTCTgttaatcttcggaacacagtttaagacattttagatttagtccgatgGCTTTCTGTCCCTTCATTGAAAGTGTATGTACGGTATGCTGTCCATGGTTagaaagaaaaacatcttcaaagtagtagaaccggatatcactaaactgctgtgttttgaactcgctcacaacagacacggaagagaagacataaataaagtcatagtttttgctatttttggaccaaaatgtattttcgatgcttcaaaaaattctaactgaccctctgatgtcacatggactactttgatgatgtttttcttacctttctggacatggacagtaccatgtaaaccgtacacacagcttcaatggagggactgagagctctcggactaaatctaaaatatcttaaactgtgttcccaagataaacggaggtctcacgggtttggaacgacatgagggtgagtcattaatgacataactatccctttaatgcaaatAACCACTGCCTTCAAAATAAATCCACATCAGAAGAGTTGCGTGTCTGCGAATGAAGCGGCGTTTTGAACAATCAGCAGAGAGAATGATTCAGTTACATTCATAAAATCACTGCCTGCGTCCCAATGTGCACACAATCCATCCTAAATTCTGTGTGATATTAGTCATTTTCAATACTATTTAGTGCAGATAGGATGGATAGTATGCACATTGTGATGCAGGGGctgtttcaaatgcattcatgccactaatttttatttagatgtgttaacataaaaataagatatcaaagTTAATATGCTCCTTACCTTAAGTATTCCCAAGTATTAAGATGAAGTTACTAACATTAAGTAATCTAACgaaatgttacaaaatactttGAGAGCATGTACTTTCTAATCtgtaatgaaatacatttttaaaagtaaccttcctgtatttttcactttttaagaCTAAAACAAAAGATGGATTCTGTGTTATTcttaattaaaaagcacaacaacaataaaacagcaagATACAATGACAAACTAGCTTACAAAACGTttataaacaaaaatagaataagaTGAGGCATACACCACATACTGTATTATATACAGACTAATAAATTACAGAGCGTTAAGCAATCAATGaggaatcaaataaatgcttcaaTAGCATAGCATGAGATAAACAGTAAAGATAACaagcttttcaaaatgaaaacaaaaagtaaaactaaacttGCTGTCGTTGACAGTACCAGcatgtccccccccccccattagaATACCAACATGTTCACCTTCTCTGGTTTAAGAATTGGTTTTTTACTTTAGCTTGAAAACAATCCATAGTTTCCTCAATATTCGCGTAATTTTTTGCTGCGTGCACCTTTGCGCTCAAGCTGACGTGGCGAGTATAAACCAGGCTCTACACTCTAAGCACTGGCAGTTCAACAGGTACCACGGTTTTGTTATGCTTTTGTTCGCGTTTGATGTTTCTCATATGCAACAGAAATGGCAGAGCTTATGAATTGAACAATGCGGTGGTCATGCCAGTCCGACCGCAGACAAAATTTAGTCGCACATGAAGAAAAAATGGTTGCAAAACATGACCATTTGGTTTCAGTCTGGAGCCCTGGTTTTGAAcaattttgagtgtgtgtgtgtgtgtgtgcgtgtataccCTCACCGATTGCAAACCTTCGCATGCACTGCACTCTTTAGCCACCACAAACTCCTCATGCTGCCAACATGGTGCTGTCACTACCTTTGTCACCAcaactacaaaataaaaacagaaggaCAATTACAAGTATATAAACCTGGTACACTTTAGAACAACATTCTTTAATTTAATCCTGCTTTTTGTAAGTACCTGCTGCCTTTACATCGCTAAGAAGAGCTGCTCCAAACActctagaaaaaaagaaaaagaaaagtttaaaCTTGGAATAAATGAGCATGCATGATCAAAGCTTAGTTTCACATTACTCTGCATTAGAAGAAAATAACTTATGGCaatctgtttaatgttttttttttctcacctaagAGACACTAAGCCCCAGAATAAAGCATGCAGGGCCAGGATCCGGGGTCTCAGACATGCCATAGGGAtcctacagtcactctccatcaCTCTGCTGCACGTGCGTTTATAAAGTAACACAACTGACGTTTACTGCCGGCTTATAGCGTAAAGTTTCATCCCTCAGAGcagtaaaacatccaaagtacCTGCTAAGACACACGTGAAACAAAATGAATACACCAAACGTCATATAAACACATTGCGAGGTTAATGAGACACGGGTCAATTTTTTGAGCAATCTGAAATCTGTTCCCCATTCACAATGAGTGTATCATCAGCCTGACAGGCTATTCGAAGACAGCTTCTGAAGACGGACATTATCTATGCTGTTTACGTGATGTATCAAgacacaaataaaatgttaaagaaaaTGGAGTACTTAAATATTTATCACTTTTGTACTATAGTGGAAACTATGCTAGCAGCAGAGAAGCTAAAAACACCGAGGAAGATTAAGTGAAGTTTGCCACTCTTCACATAAATGAAAGCGATTAAACTAATATTACAATAAAGACACACATGAAGTTACTGACAAAAACTAGCAAACGACGATAAAgatacttaaaatgtaatgtcattaaataataaacttttaaattatttaatcaaaGCAGTGTTTACATCTCAAGGGGTTTTGAGAACAGTCTAACGTTACTGAAACACACCTAACGTTAGCGTTACCGTTAAATCAACAGAAATGTAGTGTTTGATATAAAAAGGAAGGAACAACCGCCAAATAACAAATGACTTGACTTCGCTCACCGTCGACTGTGGATACATAACTTACACACATAAATACAGAAGTAAGACCGCTGATGAGCTCACGAGtttgataaacagagaaagtgtGATGAGCTCCAACTAAACAAGTTCCACATCAGCAGGGAACACGCAGTACTCACCCCAAAT encodes:
- the jtb gene encoding protein JTB → MESDCRIPMACLRPRILALHALFWGLVSLRVFGAALLSDVKAAVVVTKVVTAPCWQHEEFVVAKECSACEGLQSKTISACSQTGFVEKINCTNSNRDEYKSCRSTKMEEHLFWKFEGAMLALTVVFAILVVARQHSLDRQASDKVRRQIESI